The Engystomops pustulosus chromosome 4, aEngPut4.maternal, whole genome shotgun sequence genome contains a region encoding:
- the IDH3A gene encoding isocitrate dehydrogenase [NAD] subunit alpha, mitochondrial isoform X1: protein MNMAGSAWRSLVSRLAAAISTPQNGARAFSSHMQTVTLIPGDGIGPEISSAVMKIFEAAKAPVQWEERNVTAIQGPGGKWMIPPEAKESMDKNKMGLKGPLKTPIAAGHPSMNLLLRKTFDLYANVRPCVSIEGFKTPYTDVDLVTIRENTEGEYSGIEHVIVDGVVQSIKLITEEASHRIAEFAFEYARNNQRSTVTAVHKANIMRMSDGLFLKKCREVAENYKDIKFNEMYLDTVCLNMVQDPTQFDVLVMPNLYGDILSDLCAGLIGGLGVTPSGNIGANGVAIFESVHGTAPDIAGKDLANPTALLLSAVMMLRHMGLQDHARKIENACFETIKAGKTRTKDLGGNSKCSDFTEEICRRIQDSD from the exons ATGAACATGGCTGGCAGCGCCTGGAGGTCACTG GTCAGTCGCTTGGCTGCAGCTATCAGTACTCCCCAGAATGGAGCCAGGGCATTCTCTAGTCAC ATGCAGACTGTCACACTCATACCAGGAGATGGGATAGGACCTGAGATTTCTTCTGCAGTAATGAAAATTTTTGAAGCAGCCAAA GCACCTGTGCAGTGGGAAGAGAGAAATGTTACTGCTATTCAGGGACCTGGTGGCAAGTGGATGATCCCTCCGGAAGCCAAAGAATCCATGGATAAGAATAAGATGGGGCTTAAAG GGCCTTTGAAGACACCAATTGCTGCTGGACATCCATCAATGAACCTTCTACTTCGGAAAACGTTTGACCTTTATGCCAATGTTCGCCCGTGTGTCTCCATTGAGGGGTTTAAAACTCCTTACACGGATGTAGACTTGGTTACTATACGAGAGAACACTGAAGGAGAATATAGTGGGATTGAACATGTG ATTGTGGATGGAGTAGTACAGAGCATTAAGCTGATCACTGAAGAAGCCAGCCACAGAATTGCAGAGTTTGCCTTTGAATATGCCCGGAACAACCAAAGAAGTACTGTCACAGCAGTGCACAAGGCCAATATCAT GAGGATGTCTGATGGGCTTTTCTTGAAAAAGTGCAGGGAAGTTGCAGAAAATTACAAAGACATTAAGTTTAATGAAATGTACCTGGATACAGTGTGCCTCAAT ATGGTCCAGGATCCAACACAGTTTGATGTTCTGGTTATGCCAAACTTGTATGGAGACATCTTGAG TGATCTGTGTGCTGGACTGATCGGGGGTCTTGGGGTTACACCAAGTGGAAACATTGGTGCGAATGGTGTGGCAATCTTTGAGTCG gtcCATGGTACTGCCCCAGATATTGCAGGTAAAGACCTGGCAAACCCTACTGCTCTGTTGTTAAGTGCGGTCATGATGCTGCGGCACATGGGGCTGCAGGACCACGCACGCAAGATAGAGAATGCCTGCTTCGAGACTATTAAAGCTGGCAAG aCTCGAACTAAAGACTTGGGTGGGAATTCAAAGTGCTCGGATTTTACAGAAGAAATCTGTCGCAGAATACAGGACAGCGACTAA
- the IDH3A gene encoding isocitrate dehydrogenase [NAD] subunit alpha, mitochondrial isoform X2, whose product MQTVTLIPGDGIGPEISSAVMKIFEAAKAPVQWEERNVTAIQGPGGKWMIPPEAKESMDKNKMGLKGPLKTPIAAGHPSMNLLLRKTFDLYANVRPCVSIEGFKTPYTDVDLVTIRENTEGEYSGIEHVIVDGVVQSIKLITEEASHRIAEFAFEYARNNQRSTVTAVHKANIMRMSDGLFLKKCREVAENYKDIKFNEMYLDTVCLNMVQDPTQFDVLVMPNLYGDILSDLCAGLIGGLGVTPSGNIGANGVAIFESVHGTAPDIAGKDLANPTALLLSAVMMLRHMGLQDHARKIENACFETIKAGKTRTKDLGGNSKCSDFTEEICRRIQDSD is encoded by the exons ATGCAGACTGTCACACTCATACCAGGAGATGGGATAGGACCTGAGATTTCTTCTGCAGTAATGAAAATTTTTGAAGCAGCCAAA GCACCTGTGCAGTGGGAAGAGAGAAATGTTACTGCTATTCAGGGACCTGGTGGCAAGTGGATGATCCCTCCGGAAGCCAAAGAATCCATGGATAAGAATAAGATGGGGCTTAAAG GGCCTTTGAAGACACCAATTGCTGCTGGACATCCATCAATGAACCTTCTACTTCGGAAAACGTTTGACCTTTATGCCAATGTTCGCCCGTGTGTCTCCATTGAGGGGTTTAAAACTCCTTACACGGATGTAGACTTGGTTACTATACGAGAGAACACTGAAGGAGAATATAGTGGGATTGAACATGTG ATTGTGGATGGAGTAGTACAGAGCATTAAGCTGATCACTGAAGAAGCCAGCCACAGAATTGCAGAGTTTGCCTTTGAATATGCCCGGAACAACCAAAGAAGTACTGTCACAGCAGTGCACAAGGCCAATATCAT GAGGATGTCTGATGGGCTTTTCTTGAAAAAGTGCAGGGAAGTTGCAGAAAATTACAAAGACATTAAGTTTAATGAAATGTACCTGGATACAGTGTGCCTCAAT ATGGTCCAGGATCCAACACAGTTTGATGTTCTGGTTATGCCAAACTTGTATGGAGACATCTTGAG TGATCTGTGTGCTGGACTGATCGGGGGTCTTGGGGTTACACCAAGTGGAAACATTGGTGCGAATGGTGTGGCAATCTTTGAGTCG gtcCATGGTACTGCCCCAGATATTGCAGGTAAAGACCTGGCAAACCCTACTGCTCTGTTGTTAAGTGCGGTCATGATGCTGCGGCACATGGGGCTGCAGGACCACGCACGCAAGATAGAGAATGCCTGCTTCGAGACTATTAAAGCTGGCAAG aCTCGAACTAAAGACTTGGGTGGGAATTCAAAGTGCTCGGATTTTACAGAAGAAATCTGTCGCAGAATACAGGACAGCGACTAA